The following DNA comes from Phytohabitans rumicis.
GTCCTGCATTGACAGAAGGCAACGAGGTCCGTGTCGGGGGCAGTCTCAAGACCGACCCGGAAAGGGACCACAGCACTGCCGGCCGCACCGCCCCCAACCCGACCGCCACCAGCCGGCACAACCAGCAGTCCGCGGGCTATGCCCGGGGCAACTCCGCGGCAGTGCCGGCGCGCCACCGGTACGGCACACGCTCGCGACGAACCTCGGCAGCCTCGGCACTGCCGCCCACGGCCGCGACAGTGCCGTAAGCGGCGGCATGGTCGTCCGGGACCGCCGGCACTGCACCTGGTACGGACTGGCGCCGCACACGACTGCCGAGCGCCGACGCTGCCGGCGGGCACCTACCTTGCCGCCGACCGTGCCGCGCTGTCGATCGCCGGCCCGCGACCGGTACACCTACCAACCGGGCTTTGTCAGACGTGGCGAACACCCCCCGATCTGACAGGGCTCTGACAACACCGCCAGGGATCTGACAAGGCAGGTGTCCCGTCTCAGTGAATCTGTCCGCGTCCCATTGGGTTTGTCCTCGCTGTCAGATACGTTTCGAGTGATCTGGGCCGGATATTCGGCTTTGGGCGATTTCGGGTGGGGCGATGACGGCTGCGGTTCGGGTTCCTCGGCAGGCGGAGTTCCTGGTCGAGTTTTCTGACAGTGCTGGTCAGCGGCTGTCGGGAGATCTGACAGAGCTGTGGAACGCCCGGTTCGAGGACGCCGCGCCGGTGAGGTCGTTCCCGTCGTTCAAGAAGCAGCGCAACTTCCCGGGCTGGTGGTGGTCGGCGACGGTGGACCGGCTGGTCGGGTTCGAGTCGTGGCTGGAACGCGACCAGCTGATGCAGTTGGACTTCGACGCGGACGTGGTGGGGATGGCATCGCAGCCGATGTGGTTGCGATGGCGGCAGAACAACCGGTGGCGGCGACATGCTCCGGACTACTTCGTCCGGCTGGCCGACGGCGGCGGCGTCGTGATCGATGTCCGCCCGGACGACCGGATCCCGCCGCGTGATGCCGAGGCGTTCACCGCGGCGGCACGGGCGTGTGAGCTGGTCGGCTGGCAGTATCGGCGGGTCGGTGCGCTCGATCTGGTCTGGTCACGCAACCTGCGCTGGCTGTCGAGATACCGGCATCCACGGCATCGCGGCGATGACGACGTCCGGTCAGCGCTGCTGGACGGCTTCCGCGATGGCTTGCCGCTGCGGACCGGCGCGAGTGCCGTCGCGGATCCGCTGGTCAGTCTGCCGGTGCTGTTCCACCTGCTCTGGCGACAGGTCCTGGTCACAGATCTGAACGCGGCCGTTCTGAACTCGGCGACGATCGTGCGACCGGGGCCTGGTGGGCAGCGGTGACCGGCGCGCGTCGGGGCGGGTTCCTGGGATGCGGTGATCGAGTTCGGTTCCGCGGCGACTACTTCACGGTGCTGCGAGTGTCAGGAACGCTGGTGGTGCTCGGCGACGACTCGATGCGGACACCGGAGCAGGCGGTGCGGCTGAGCGAACTGCAGTCGGATCCCGACTTCACGGTGCTGGGCGCCGCGACCTCGGCGCGAGTGCCGGCGTCGTCCTGGCTGGTCGGCCTGCCGAAGGACGTGATGCAGCAGGCCCGCTGGTGGGAACGGCACGTGCTGGAGGTGATACGCGGCGTCGCGGACGACCCGGTGGACGCCGGTCCGAAGCCGCAGTACGACGTGGCGTTGACGACGATGGTGGCCAGGGAGCGGGCTAAGGCCGATGAGTTGACCGCGTCGGGCTATCTGACGTCGGCGCGCACGGTCCGTCGTCAGCGGCAGCGTTACGAGGCGCAAGGGCTGGCCGGTCTGGTCGATGGCCGGCACCGGGCACGGCACCCGTCCACGGCTTCTCGCGCTGATCAGAAGGTGATCGCCGCGCTGCGCGCGGCGATCGACGAGACCGTTGATGCGTCCACGCGGACGGTCAGCTATCTGATCTGGCGCGCCGGGCAGCTGCTGGTCCAGGAACACGGCGATCAGGCGCCGCCGATGCCACCGAGGTCGACGTGCTACCGGCTGGTCGCGCAGTTGTCGGACAAGCACACCACCGGCTCGGCGCGCACCCGGCGATCGTTGGCCGGTCAGCCGGACAAGCCGTTCTCGCATCTGCCGGTCGACGCGCCGGGCGAGGTGGTGCAGATCGACACCACACCGTTGGACGTGTTGGTGCTGCTGCCTAACGGGATCGTCGGCCGGGTGGAACTGACCGGCATGATCGACGTCGCCACGAGGACGGTCACCGCGGCGGTGCTGACACCGACGACCAAAGCGGTCGACGCGTCGGTGTTGCTGGCCAGGTCCGTGACGCCGGAGCCGATGCGGCCGGGCTGGGTCGACGCGCTGCGGATGGCCTACTCGGTGCTGCCGCACCGGCGGCTGCTGGCCGTCGACGAGCGCCTTGAGCACGCGGCGGCCCGGCCGGTGATCATCCCGGACACGATCGTCTGCGACCAGGGCAAGGTGTTCATCTCGAACAATTTCCGCTCGTCCTGCCGGTTCCTGGGCATCAGCTTCCAGCCGACCCATCCCGCGTCCGGGGCGAACAAGCCACACGTCGAGCGGTTGTTCGCCTCTGTCGGCACCCTGTTCGCTCAGTTCGTGTCCGGGTTCGTCGGCCGGTCGGCGGAGCACCGCGGTTTCCGCGTCGATCAGCAGCCGCTC
Coding sequences within:
- a CDS encoding TnsA-like heteromeric transposase endonuclease subunit — protein: MTAAVRVPRQAEFLVEFSDSAGQRLSGDLTELWNARFEDAAPVRSFPSFKKQRNFPGWWWSATVDRLVGFESWLERDQLMQLDFDADVVGMASQPMWLRWRQNNRWRRHAPDYFVRLADGGGVVIDVRPDDRIPPRDAEAFTAAARACELVGWQYRRVGALDLVWSRNLRWLSRYRHPRHRGDDDVRSALLDGFRDGLPLRTGASAVADPLVSLPVLFHLLWRQVLVTDLNAAVLNSATIVRPGPGGQR
- a CDS encoding Mu transposase C-terminal domain-containing protein, whose protein sequence is MTGARRGGFLGCGDRVRFRGDYFTVLRVSGTLVVLGDDSMRTPEQAVRLSELQSDPDFTVLGAATSARVPASSWLVGLPKDVMQQARWWERHVLEVIRGVADDPVDAGPKPQYDVALTTMVARERAKADELTASGYLTSARTVRRQRQRYEAQGLAGLVDGRHRARHPSTASRADQKVIAALRAAIDETVDASTRTVSYLIWRAGQLLVQEHGDQAPPMPPRSTCYRLVAQLSDKHTTGSARTRRSLAGQPDKPFSHLPVDAPGEVVQIDTTPLDVLVLLPNGIVGRVELTGMIDVATRTVTAAVLTPTTKAVDASVLLARSVTPEPMRPGWVDALRMAYSVLPHRRLLAVDERLEHAAARPVIIPDTIVCDQGKVFISNNFRSSCRFLGISFQPTHPASGANKPHVERLFASVGTLFAQFVSGFVGRSAEHRGFRVDQQPLWTMLELQALLDEWLIAGWQNRPHDGLRDPQTPGRAFTPNEKYAALVEAAGYVPVAMTADDYIELLPATWRRVSAGGLKINNRTYDSAVLNPIRRQPSGIASRRDLWEIHYDPYDVAHVWVRDHRPNSASRWLQATWKHLSRAPIPFGELAWNHVRAGLGPKPDETAVADAVHRLLAKANNGPPQPALSARDRRVAARTAATSENRPVPRQHPPAPEPDTDEPQPGKVIPLRVFDPAEEARRPW